A genome region from Marinobacter panjinensis includes the following:
- a CDS encoding ATP-binding protein — MSTDQWLPNGADLGTDFKLRSLLQSGDGWQIFRTKGRSLVLVVDAALLDWWCSLALIEKDLFSALSIGGKDFFYLSSGADATIEPVSAGAGPQTKADALSFVYAWKETRKRLPDGSLQNSLFIERYSRLLPLTSEGSEIPDDELLGRWLTGGVNVSVSSFRRIHALCGWMSVRDLIDVVRSAGFEVPPGSELLDKPAALGSSNACLLGKDENKRNDGGIEDPLVPEINGNADIQRSFNLPGREALEDFFNEHVVDIIFNPERYRTMGIDFPSAIILHGPPGCGKTFAVDRLVEFIGWPSYAIDSNSVGSPYIHETSKKISELFDKALDNAPSVVVIDEMEAFLTDRRSGSSSGLHHVEEVAEFLRRIPEAISNRVLVIGMTNMIDMIDPAILRRGRFDHVIEVGMPSAEEIRSLLGSLLTGIPLSPGLAVEGFVKALVGRPLSDAAFFVREAARLAAKNGKAQLDDESLEAAFASLPQEKVTRATSIGFVWGEEKD; from the coding sequence ATGTCTACTGATCAGTGGCTTCCCAATGGCGCTGATTTGGGAACGGATTTTAAACTTCGTTCCTTACTGCAATCCGGCGACGGGTGGCAAATCTTTCGAACGAAGGGACGCAGCCTTGTTCTAGTTGTAGATGCTGCTCTTTTGGATTGGTGGTGTAGTTTGGCGCTGATTGAAAAAGATTTGTTCAGTGCGCTGAGCATTGGCGGGAAAGATTTTTTTTATCTTTCCTCCGGGGCGGACGCTACTATCGAACCGGTGTCTGCTGGAGCGGGGCCACAGACAAAAGCAGACGCCCTCAGCTTCGTTTATGCATGGAAGGAAACCAGAAAGCGCCTTCCAGATGGATCACTGCAAAACTCCTTGTTTATTGAACGATATTCTCGTCTGCTGCCTCTGACTTCTGAAGGTTCAGAGATTCCAGACGATGAGCTACTCGGCAGATGGCTTACTGGCGGTGTTAACGTGTCCGTATCTTCATTCCGACGCATCCACGCTCTTTGTGGATGGATGTCGGTAAGGGACTTAATTGACGTTGTTAGATCTGCCGGGTTCGAAGTACCGCCAGGTTCCGAACTTTTGGATAAGCCCGCGGCTCTCGGTTCGTCAAATGCGTGTTTACTGGGCAAGGATGAAAATAAGCGAAATGATGGTGGGATAGAAGATCCTCTCGTGCCCGAAATAAACGGCAATGCAGATATTCAGAGATCATTCAATCTTCCCGGGCGCGAAGCACTCGAGGATTTTTTCAACGAGCACGTTGTGGACATCATTTTCAATCCTGAGCGCTACCGAACAATGGGAATTGATTTTCCCTCCGCCATTATCCTCCATGGGCCGCCAGGGTGCGGGAAAACCTTTGCTGTGGACCGCCTGGTTGAGTTCATCGGCTGGCCCAGCTATGCGATAGATTCTAACAGTGTGGGGAGCCCTTACATTCACGAGACAAGCAAAAAAATATCCGAGCTATTCGACAAGGCTTTGGATAACGCACCCTCGGTCGTTGTGATTGATGAGATGGAGGCATTTCTTACTGACCGACGCTCTGGAAGTAGCTCTGGTCTTCATCATGTCGAGGAAGTAGCTGAGTTTCTAAGGCGGATTCCAGAGGCGATCAGTAACCGGGTGTTAGTTATTGGCATGACCAACATGATTGACATGATTGATCCGGCAATACTCAGGCGTGGGCGGTTTGATCACGTAATTGAGGTCGGTATGCCTTCGGCCGAGGAAATCAGGTCGTTATTAGGCTCGTTGCTTACAGGCATTCCTTTGTCACCAGGACTTGCGGTTGAAGGCTTTGTGAAGGCGCTCGTCGGGAGGCCCCTTTCCGATGCAGCATTCTTTGTCCGAGAAGCCGCTAGGCTGGCCGCAAAAAATGGCAAGGCACAATTGGATGACGAAAGTCTGGAAGCAGCTTTCGCCAGCTTGCCTCAGGAAAAAGTAACGCGCGCGACGAGTATTGGTTTTGTTTGGGGTGAGGAAAAGGATTAA
- a CDS encoding peptidoglycan-binding domain-containing protein, with the protein MAAGSKGNRGFSGLADLVSDLSDLRPLDDLHKQETTKTPPDRQVSKREPSSDQNQAPTWTASSDSESSAGMSADTQFVLWALAIIFLVILYAASQGSDQESSIYSPNSDASTNSDYEGAGKNNDIEADFSDLSSEDLNSDSTVETQSAASNSSEPSRYDDVLLRYIKPSVGTNNVLSIAEIRWCVRGGMEIEAMRGVFSSNDGIDKFNAIVDDYNRRCGSYRYREGNLGLAQRQVEEWRAAIENEAKDKAQQMDQIAFTSTNAPSSSLSGDSAPSKAMVKEAQMLLRVLRFGPGVADGIMGPRTEEAVRAFQRSKGMHATGQINSFLLQELRQEYRRKYPSQ; encoded by the coding sequence ATGGCTGCCGGCAGCAAGGGAAACAGAGGTTTTTCAGGGTTAGCGGATCTTGTTTCTGATCTAAGTGACCTAAGGCCGCTTGATGATTTACATAAACAAGAAACAACCAAAACACCGCCTGACAGGCAGGTAAGTAAGCGCGAGCCAAGTAGTGATCAGAACCAGGCTCCAACATGGACCGCTTCTTCTGATTCTGAAAGCTCGGCTGGCATGAGCGCAGATACACAGTTTGTACTCTGGGCGTTAGCGATCATATTTTTGGTGATTCTCTACGCGGCATCCCAAGGTTCTGACCAAGAGTCTTCGATTTACTCACCTAATTCTGACGCCAGCACCAATTCAGACTATGAGGGGGCAGGAAAAAATAACGACATTGAAGCTGACTTCTCGGACTTATCTTCTGAAGATCTAAATTCTGACTCTACGGTAGAAACTCAATCGGCAGCTTCAAATAGCTCCGAGCCAAGTCGCTATGACGATGTATTGCTGCGATACATAAAGCCTTCGGTGGGTACCAATAACGTCCTTTCTATCGCTGAAATTCGTTGGTGTGTGAGGGGGGGCATGGAAATCGAGGCGATGAGGGGTGTATTCAGCTCAAACGACGGCATAGACAAGTTCAATGCGATTGTTGATGACTACAACCGCCGTTGTGGAAGTTACAGGTATCGCGAGGGAAATCTGGGACTTGCGCAGCGTCAAGTTGAAGAGTGGAGGGCTGCAATAGAAAATGAAGCAAAGGACAAAGCACAACAAATGGATCAGATTGCTTTTACGTCGACCAATGCTCCGTCATCGTCTCTCTCTGGAGATTCCGCTCCCAGCAAAGCCATGGTTAAAGAAGCGCAGATGTTGTTGAGAGTGCTTAGATTCGGTCCTGGCGTAGCGGATGGAATTATGGGACCAAGAACTGAAGAAGCAGTGAGAGCGTTTCAGCGCTCAAAAGGAATGCACGCGACCGGTCAAATCAATTCGTTTTTATTACAAGAACTGAGACAAGAATATAGGAGGAAGTACCCCTCGCAATAA
- a CDS encoding Crp/Fnr family transcriptional regulator has protein sequence MADQPKPSQNHLLAALSPEVQGRLFPHLELVPMPLRAVLYESRQPMRHVYFPTDAIISLQYLLENGASTAISVVGNDGLIGVSLYMVGSDCAPSRSVVQSAGHAFRLPRRKVQEEFNRHGELLLLMLRYTQALLTQVSQTAVCNRNHHVSEQLCRWLLISMDRLHDNRLTMTQSFIADMLGVRREAVTEAAFKLQGQGVISYQRGLIKVLDRSKLEELSCECYRVVRDENDVLLHYLPQRQVIKKPESIPIAVL, from the coding sequence ATGGCCGATCAACCAAAACCCAGTCAGAATCATCTTCTGGCAGCTTTGTCACCTGAGGTCCAGGGTCGTTTGTTTCCGCACCTGGAACTTGTGCCAATGCCTCTCCGAGCAGTTCTGTACGAATCCAGACAGCCCATGCGTCACGTTTACTTTCCTACCGACGCCATCATCTCGCTACAGTATTTGTTGGAAAACGGGGCTTCAACGGCCATTTCAGTAGTAGGCAACGATGGCTTAATCGGCGTTTCTTTATATATGGTCGGCAGTGACTGTGCGCCAAGCCGATCGGTGGTACAAAGCGCAGGTCATGCCTTTCGGCTCCCCAGGCGAAAAGTTCAAGAAGAATTCAACCGCCACGGAGAGTTGCTTTTGTTGATGCTTCGCTACACGCAGGCTCTGCTTACGCAAGTTTCGCAGACTGCGGTTTGCAACCGAAATCACCACGTTTCTGAACAGCTCTGTCGTTGGCTACTTATTTCCATGGATCGGTTGCACGATAACCGCTTGACCATGACGCAGAGTTTCATCGCTGACATGCTTGGCGTTCGCCGCGAAGCCGTCACTGAGGCAGCGTTTAAATTACAAGGGCAGGGCGTGATTTCATATCAACGAGGATTAATCAAAGTACTTGATCGATCAAAGCTGGAAGAGCTGAGTTGTGAGTGCTATCGCGTAGTCCGGGATGAAAATGACGTACTGCTACATTACCTGCCACAGCGGCAGGTGATTAAAAAACCTGAATCCATTCCCATCGCTGTTCTCTAG
- a CDS encoding MbcA/ParS/Xre antitoxin family protein — translation MKKTQDILTNTDPAIVSETALKVLHQIALAWGLSEREELELLGESGNSDSGLSDECLERISCIFGVYKSLRIFFPTEQQANSWIKKPNREFDGRTALSVLIDDPLTVRRYLDGQLA, via the coding sequence ATGAAGAAAACACAAGACATCCTTACCAATACTGATCCCGCGATCGTCTCTGAGACTGCACTCAAAGTACTTCACCAAATCGCCTTGGCTTGGGGATTATCAGAACGCGAGGAGCTTGAGCTACTTGGGGAATCGGGCAATTCTGATTCAGGACTTTCTGACGAATGTCTGGAGCGAATTTCCTGTATTTTTGGCGTTTACAAAAGCCTCAGGATCTTCTTCCCTACGGAGCAACAAGCAAACAGTTGGATCAAAAAGCCTAACAGAGAATTTGATGGAAGGACCGCCCTGTCTGTGCTGATCGATGACCCATTGACGGTACGGAGGTATCTGGACGGACAGTTAGCGTAG
- a CDS encoding metallophosphatase domain-containing protein: MRIVCISDTHSKHEEIDHVPDGDLLIHAGDSLALGSLFDLEDLDDWLGGLPHRHKILIAGNHDTCCEDRAEKAQKLVTNAIYLEDSGVEIEGFKFWGSPWTPRFFDWAFNANRGPQLFEKWQRIPLDTDVLITHGPPKGILDTVITSDGREQVGCNDLFSRLSELKSLKAHIFGHIHGGYGTEVHGSDRKIRFVNASICTEQYEASNHPIVFDI; encoded by the coding sequence ATGCGAATTGTTTGTATTTCCGATACTCACAGCAAACATGAGGAAATCGACCATGTGCCTGATGGTGACCTGCTGATTCATGCAGGTGACTCACTAGCGCTTGGGTCTTTGTTCGATCTAGAGGACCTTGACGACTGGCTGGGTGGGTTACCGCACAGGCATAAGATCCTCATTGCTGGAAATCATGATACATGTTGTGAAGACAGAGCAGAAAAAGCTCAAAAATTAGTAACTAATGCGATCTACTTGGAGGACTCTGGCGTCGAAATCGAAGGTTTCAAATTTTGGGGCAGTCCCTGGACTCCTCGCTTTTTTGATTGGGCATTCAATGCAAATAGGGGCCCGCAGTTATTTGAGAAGTGGCAGAGAATCCCGTTAGACACGGATGTACTGATTACGCACGGTCCTCCGAAGGGCATCCTTGATACGGTTATCACAAGCGATGGCAGGGAGCAGGTCGGCTGCAATGATCTTTTCAGTCGGCTGTCTGAACTGAAAAGCTTAAAGGCGCACATTTTCGGCCACATCCATGGCGGCTATGGTACTGAGGTTCATGGCAGCGACAGGAAAATTCGGTTTGTAAACGCAAGCATCTGTACGGAGCAGTATGAGGCCTCCAATCATCCTATCGTTTTCGATATCTAA